Below is a genomic region from Synechococcales cyanobacterium T60_A2020_003.
AGCGTTGATTGCGTCAGGGAACGTTTACAAATACGATTGCTGCATAGTAGTATCCTCCACTACACTGCGTATGCCTAAGCACTCAGTATCCGAAGTGGGCGATCGCTCTGCTGAGGTTCCTCCCAGTCCTGACCCGGTAGCTCTAATGTTTCTGCCAGCTTAGAGCCCCTAGGAGAATGCCTACGCCTAAAGAAGTTTCGCGGAGCCGATCGCAACTAACTTAGGCTTGCTATAGTCAAAGGCAAGTTCAATCAAGAGTTAGCCCCATTAATCATGGTCAACGATATTGACATCGACTATATCCAAAAAGCTGAAGCCACCCGCGTCCGCGTTCTGAGTGAAGCTCTACCCTACATCCAGGAGTTTTCAGGTCGTACAGTGGTGATTAAATATGGCGGTGCTGCCATGAAAGACGGTCATCTCAAAGAAACCGTCATGCGCGATATCGTGTTTCTGTCCTGTGTGGGGTTGCGTCCGATTGTCGTCCATGGGGGTGGCCCGGAAATTAACTCTTGGCTGACGAAGCTCAACATTGAACCCCAGTTTAAGAACGGATTGCGGGTCACGGATGCCGCCACCATGGATGTCGTGGAAATGGTGTTGGTGGGTCGGGTCAACAAAGAGATTGTGTCTCTAATCAACAAGGCTGGCGGTGCGGCGGTTGGCCTGTGCGGTAAGGATGGCGGCATGATTCGGGCGCGGCCTCAGGGGGATGAAGGTATCGGCTTTGTGGGCGAAGTCAGCGCGATGAATCCTCGCTTGATTGAGGCGTTAGTAAAAGATGGCTATATTCCGGTGATTTCCAGTGTTGCGGCGGATGATAACGGCCAAGCGTATAACATTAATGCTGATACGGTTGCGGGGGAAATCGCGGCTGCCCTCGGAGCCGAGAAGATGATCCTGCTGACGGATACCTCCGGCATTCTCGAAAACTACAAAGATCCCTCGACGCTGATTGCGAAGCTCGACATCCAGCAAGCCCGAAAACTTATTGATTCTGGCATTGTGGGTGGGGGCATGATTCCGAAGGTCAATTGCTGTGTGCGATCGCTCGCCCAAGGGGTAAAAGCTGCTCACATCATTGATGGACGGATTCCCCATGCGCTACTGCTGGAAATTTTCACCGATGCTGGAATTGGTTCCATGATTGTGGCGTCGGAATTTATTGTTTAGTCCTGATTTGGGGCGATCGCTCACACCTTCAAACCCTATCACTGGTGAAGACCGATCTGTAGGAGTCAAGCTCAGATCGGTTTTTTGATGTCAAAAACTGAGCATAAATTTTGTGTGTCAAGAAATTGAAAGATTTTGGGGTGCGATCGCGAAATTTCCAGATCGAGGGGTGTATCCCTATTCACCTTTTGCTTTGGAGGACAACAACACGATTCCCACGCTCTACCCCCCCCCCCTAACACACTCCGCTCCCAGCCCCCAACCGAGAAGGAGGTCACGATGAAACGAAATCCAGCCATGAACGGATTTTTCAAGGTCGCCTTAAGCACAGCGAAATATTCAGCTCTCTTTTTATTCGGAGTTGCGGTTGCAATCGCAATCGCGTTGGCATTTGGCGCAATCTCTGTCGGCCATCTCGTGATGCTTTTTCTGTGGGAGTGCGTTTGGCGGATAGCCTTATTGCTCTCTGGACTCTGGACAGCCGGAATGCTGGTGGAGTCTATGCGCTAATTGAAAGAGAAGCGATCGCCCAAATGGGCGATCGCTTCATGGTTATGTTAGTCGTTTAAGGGTTTTGACCTGCTAACGAACAATATCGTTGGGAGAAAGTCCATGCTCTTCTTGGGCTTCTCGAATAGCTTGTTCAAGCTCAGGGGTCATCACTCCATTGATAGGGCCAGAATATAACCCCTGTTTCTGCAATTCTTGCTGCACTTCTCGAACGGATTCCGTGCCCTGCGTAGAAACTTGTGTGGCTGTCGGCAGACTTGGTGCTTGTGTTACCGGGGACGGAGACGGCACAACTACTGCTGATGGCGGTGGAGCAGGAGTTGGGATGGTCACGGTAGGCGTTGTCGGCACACTAACTGCTGCAGATGGAACCGTAGGGACAACAACTGCTGTGGAGGGAATCGGTGGCGTTGAGGATGTACTTTGAGGGGATGTTCCTGGAAAGGTAGGGGTAGGTGCAGGCGCAACGGTTGTAGGGTTGCTGACGCTGGGTACAGGGGCTGGGCTAGGTTGAGCCGTTGCAGCAGGTGGTGTGGTGGTTGGTACAACGGTAGGATTGATAGGCGGAGCTGAACGGAGCGCAAAGAACTGCTCATCCAGTAGATAGGTAGTTTGGGGGCCAACCAAGCCGTCTGCAACAAGCCCTGAAGTTTCCTGGAACCGGACAACGGCATCTTCTGTAGACTGACCGAACGAGCCATCAATCGAGCCAGCGTAGTAGCCCAAGGCTTGAAGTTGGCTCTGCAAAACAATCACGTCCCGCCCGGTGCTACCTAGACGTAGCACGCTAGGGCTAGGAGAACTTGAAGGAGTAGCGGTTGAAGAAGAACTAGGGGCTGGGGCGGGTGCTGGAGATGCAGCACTGACCGCGCTGGCACTGCGTAGGGCTTGCTCGGTGGCAGGGCCGACGACACCATCTGCTGTTAACCCATTGTTTTCCTGAAATGCTAGGACAGCCTGGGTTGTTGCCTTGCCAAAGATACCATCAATACCGCCCGTGTAGTAGCCCAAGTTGGATAACCGTTCTTGGAGAGCAACGACCAG
It encodes:
- the argB gene encoding acetylglutamate kinase; amino-acid sequence: MMVNDIDIDYIQKAEATRVRVLSEALPYIQEFSGRTVVIKYGGAAMKDGHLKETVMRDIVFLSCVGLRPIVVHGGGPEINSWLTKLNIEPQFKNGLRVTDAATMDVVEMVLVGRVNKEIVSLINKAGGAAVGLCGKDGGMIRARPQGDEGIGFVGEVSAMNPRLIEALVKDGYIPVISSVAADDNGQAYNINADTVAGEIAAALGAEKMILLTDTSGILENYKDPSTLIAKLDIQQARKLIDSGIVGGGMIPKVNCCVRSLAQGVKAAHIIDGRIPHALLLEIFTDAGIGSMIVASEFIV
- a CDS encoding peptidoglycan-binding protein encodes the protein MNALTSIRPDRMSWLLMSHGFNVLWRRQRYRHVWVWAFIVAAFGGVASEAIATPPLPGRDQPAPVLTSNVLEPAPFQISQATAPSPTLRVGDSGDAVTKLQENLAALGYYDGLVTGYFGEQTEQAVIEFQTSNGLTADGIVGTGTLAALVNARTPTATTYVEATPGNVREGTRGELVVALQERLSNLGYYTGGIDGIFGKATTQAVLAFQENNGLTADGVVGPATEQALRSASAVSAASPAPAPAPSSSSTATPSSSPSPSVLRLGSTGRDVIVLQSQLQALGYYAGSIDGSFGQSTEDAVVRFQETSGLVADGLVGPQTTYLLDEQFFALRSAPPINPTVVPTTTPPAATAQPSPAPVPSVSNPTTVAPAPTPTFPGTSPQSTSSTPPIPSTAVVVPTVPSAAVSVPTTPTVTIPTPAPPPSAVVVPSPSPVTQAPSLPTATQVSTQGTESVREVQQELQKQGLYSGPINGVMTPELEQAIREAQEEHGLSPNDIVR